Within the Melopsittacus undulatus isolate bMelUnd1 chromosome 5, bMelUnd1.mat.Z, whole genome shotgun sequence genome, the region AGCTCAGAATATCTGGCTTGCTGCTATCTATTAATGGAATTAATATCTCTGTACTACTCACAGCCACTGTCAGGCCTTCTTGTGATCCCTGGCACTGCACATGCTTCTGATGCACTGGTCTTAACACAGTGACCTTAACTAAGACATGACATGGGTTGTGTGATACCCGATCAGAAACATGTCTGGTTTTGAACTCTCACCTCTGGTCAGGTAATGTGCAAATCTGAATGATTGTGAGGGAGATAAAATTCATCTGGCTGAGATTTGGAACCCCTTTAGAAATTGTTTTAATTAGAGTAAGTCAAAGGTGTTTTGCTGTGATCTATTTGCTTCTTGGCACCCTTAAAAACTTAACCATCTCTTTTTTCTAGCTCTCtatgagaaagcagaaataaaggcaCCTGAGGACAAGAAGAAGCATCTCCTTATTGGTGTGTCCTCTGACCGAGGCCTGTGTGGTGCTATCCATACATCTATTGCTAAAACCTTGAAGAATGAGATTACCAACCTCTCAAACGCAGGAAAAGAAGTTATGGTGGTTGGAGTTGGTGATAAGATTAGAGGCCTCCTTCAGAGGTAAAAAGGATGGGtcccaaacccccaaaaaagtttggtttggtggttttatttGTATTCTGTGGTGGAAATGTCAAGACTTCTTAGAAAGCTGTGTGGCATTCAGAGGAGATAATATTTAATGGAAGTAAGTCTTGCTACCACATGTTGTACATTAGAGCATCCACTTGCTTCTAAGACAGATCTGATGTTCCTGCAGGACACATGGCAATTACTTCCTGCTGACATTCAAAGAGGTGGGACGGAGACCTCCAAGCTTTGGAGATGCCTCAGCCATTGCATTGGAGCTTTTAAACTCTGGCTATGAATTTGATGAGGGCTCTGTCATCTACAATCGGTTCAGGTAAGATTAAATTGGGACTGAACTGGAAAAACATTGGGTAGAAGGCTTCAGAGAGCACATTGGCCTGATGAAGTAATATGAAAACTGGCTGACTTGTCATGTTTATTTCTTGAGTGAGTGCTTGTTGTGTGTGAAGAGCtgttggttgttgttttgtgaTAGCTAGGATTGgaattctctttttccattacATTTACAGTCAGCATGTTATATCGATGTTGTTTCTGAGATCTCTTCATCAGGATTATCACAGAACTTTGTGGAACTGGGGGGCCAGAAGCTGCCTCTCCTGATGTGATTTTAAGCTCTCCATTTAGAGTCAGTTGAACTGAAGATGCTGTTTTTATCCAGGTCTGTCATCTCCTACAAGACCGATGAAAAACCAATCTTCTCCTTTGAAACAGTTGCTGGTTCTGGTAAGTAGTGAACTAGAAACCAGCAGTTAAGTGATAAATCACAGAGAGAGTACTCTGAACATGGGAATACAGTATTAATAATTGGTATTAACAATATGGTGTGTGTAATGGGTATAGTATTAATAATACAATGCATGTAGCATAAGTTGAACAAATTGTGTTTTCTTGGCAGCCCAAAACTGACTTACCAAGGTGCTGTGAGGTTAAAATGAAAGGTAGTAATCTTAGTTTGAGATTCTTTCTCAAGCAAGAATTGTGCATATGCAGAACTCTGCCGGTTCCAGTGTTTTCAGCACTGTAGTGACTTTGCACTAACTCAgtaaaacaccccaaaatgtTTCTACAGCATTGCGTGGGGAGATTAAACATAACGTGTCAGTCATGTATTTGGCCTTGGTCAGAATCTGGTTTTCTGAGTATTAAACTAAATTAAACCACATAAGATACTTAACAAAAATTTTAACAGCAAAGAGAATATGAAAGTCCACAGAATGTGTGGAGAAAATCCCTCTGGATTGCCTGAAGTAGGGAAACAGGCTGGCCTAGCAGCCTTTTGCACAGTGTTATATTGTTTTGCTAGAAGTAGCATATCTCGGCTTTCTCTCAGTCtgctttttcctattttacaGAAAGCTTAAGTATCTATGATGATATTGATGCTGATGTGTTGAGAAACTACCAGGAATTTACACTAGCAAATATTCTCTACTACTCCCTGAAAGAATCCACCACCAGCGAGCAGAGTGCTAGGATGACTGCTATGGACAATGCTAGCAAGAATGCTTGTAAGTCCACTTGATGGGTCTCCCACGACTTCAGTAGTTTCACTTGAGAGTACTGACCTCCTTTTGTGTCATTCTTTGCTTCCAAAATAGTAAGAAATTAGCTGGTTTCTTCTCTCAGTTCCATTTTGAGTCAGTCCTTTagccagcatccttgtaggcccccttcagatactggaagctgctctgaggtctccacacagcttctcttctccaggctgaacagtacCAATGTTCTCAACCTGTttccatatgggaggtgctccagccctgatcatccttgtggcttcctctagacttgctccaacagctctgtGTCCTTCTCACAAGTGTTCCTTGGAAGGTGTCCAGGCTGGGTGCAGCATGGTGTATGCATTCGGTATTAGTGGGAGACAGCTTTTAATGTGGCATGCTGTGAGATTTCAGCTTTAATAAGGGCAGTGTTGCCTGAAGGACACTCATGACCAAGCGGAGCTGGTGTGATGAGCAGTTTTGCTGTCTGGAACTGTACATGTGGCTCTCTGCTGACAGCCTTATCTTGACAGAGAAGTGATATcttctgtgtttaaaagaaaaacacatgcagaaataacACTTCAGAAAGGTGTTTCCTTTTGCCAGAGCCACAGTAACTTGAAGGAAATCCCAATGTAGTTAATTTAAAGGCAAATAATGTATACTTCTGTTATGTTAAAATAAGCTGAGTCATACCATGGTGTTTACTATCCATCAGATATCCTTCAGATGTTTAACTCTGATGTTTCAAGCCAAATTACCAAGTTTCTAAATTGAGTGTTATCTATAGGTGAAAAAATGCAAAGTGCAGTAAGCCTCTTCAGTGCCTTCATGGATTTACAAGACTACTTCATACACCTTCTCCCTGTCTGTATTTGAATACTTACTGCATGCTCAAATCCCAATCTTGGTTTTTCCTAGCTGAAATGATCGACAAACTGACCTTGACTTTCAACCGTACTCGCCAAGCCGTCATTACCAAGGAGCTTATTGAGATCatctctggtgctgctgctctgtgagtACATGTGGAAATGTAAAACAGGAGTGGCTGCAGCATCatggaatgtgtgtgtgtgtgtgtcctgctTCAGGCAGGTGAACAGGGAAGGTTAGGGCATGCAGGTCGCAACACTGAAGGGAAGGCAATCCATGGCATGAGTCTTGAGTTTTCTAGCTTGTGCAGTTCTACTAACAAGTGTGAAGTTTGGCAGGCTTGGTTTGGCCAGATGAAGTTTAAAATACTGGTAGAATAGATCTTTAGCCTCAACATACACCCTTGTTtcaacataaaatcatagaattgggttccaagggttggaaaggacctcaagatcatccagttccaacccttctgccatgggcagggacaccttacactgGATCCTGTCACCcaaaagctctgtccaacctggccttgaacactgccagggatggagcatttgccacttctttgggcagcctgtgccagtgcctccccaccctcacagtaaagaacttcttccttatatccaacctgaacttcccctgtttcagtttgaacccatcacctcttgtcctatcgctccctgatgaatagtccctctccagcatccttgtagccccattcagatactggaaggctgctatgagatctccacgcagccttctcttctctaggctgaacagccccaactttctcagcctgtcttcatatgggaggtgctccagccagtgtttgttcttcctttttggCTCTCAGTGAATTTCCCCCTCCACCTGGACTTCATTCTACTTTTCCCAGCAGAGTTGGGTGGGGGAGAGCAACGTGGGTAACTGAAACTTTGCATTTTAGCTCAATCAGCCTGTGGCGGTGTTCAGAGGCAGAGAGTTCAGGGGTGAGAttggaaggaggagggaatTCAAGAGTCTCTTGCtacaaaatgtgtattttatacttttaagctcaatattttgcttatttccCTGAGAAAAGCTTTGTGACTGTGTGTACCGCAGGTTACAAACCTGTGGGCTTGGCCCACAAGTTGTAACCACATCTGTCCAATGTGTATGACATGTTAGAGTTGATCTGTGCTGTATCTAGATGCAAATATATGTGTTAATGCCCTGCCTGTTTACAAAATGCCTACAATACCTACAATGGAATACTGACCATGCAGCAGTTAGATGCTGTATTGTGCTCCTCACAATACATATGTGGTCATAAATGTATCGTTTTGCCTGAATTTGCATGAGTTGCTTCCTAACTtgcttgttctgttttctctcataATACCATAACCAGGGATTAATCGGAAAAACAAAGCGGTTCAGCCAAATCCAAGAGGTAAAGTGACAAAATAGACTGTGTTTTAGATCAGCACAGAAAATCCCCAAGTCAAATGAGGAAGCTGCAATTCAGTGGTGTTGTGTGGGTCAGCCAAACTTCTCTTCCCAAAGAGCTGGGAAGGCTCCTGCTGCCACTTTGAACCTGAACAAGAAGTTCTGAAGCATCAGTAATCTTAAGCAATACACTTCCATGATACCACATCGTTTGACAGGAttttctgtgctggttttatgTCTTTCTGGTTagttttcagttactttttttaatgtttttatagtGCCCTGACATTATGCAATGACTTCAAAATGTCTCTGTATAAAAACctgagcaggttcctgaagtTAAAATAAGCATATTCCAAATTTAAAACTTAAGGGGAAAAATTACTTGATAAAGAATTGGGGGAAGGTGGAAAGAATATTAATGAAGTATTCAGATTGGAGAAGATAAAAGTATTAAGTGATTGAATAAATGGAAGGAGTTTAATTTGCTTCCACTTTCCTTACAGGTGAAGAAgagcttttctgagcacatggtTTAACCTGCCCGTGTCTGTGGTAATGAAACTGCTCTTATTTTGTGAAGAAATGGGAAAGCCCCAGAAATCTGTAAATTCTTACAATAAACCACCTACATGAGACAAAATCCTCTTGGCTGTTCGTGGAGCAAACATTCTTGGTGTCTAAGTCTGGGTTTGATGGAGGTGTGCATTGAAACTTCCTTTCTAAAGGCTGTGCtctttattttgtaatgtaCCTGGCATGTAAAACATGTAAGTGGGTGTTTCTTTGGAAGAGTAGTGCTCACCCACCTTCACCTCATGCTAAGTGTTGGTTAGTTATGCACATAGTATTGTGTGCTGGAGGAGACAGGAATAACCTCTGCTTCAGGCAGTTGGAACACTGGTGTTTCTCTCTAGTTTCAATACCCCATTACTACCATTTCTAGATGTTCATGTTCTCAAGTGAACAGATCTGATGCTATGAGTCATCTCAGTGTTTAGAATACATCTCCTCCAGAACAGCCTCTCATTTCCCTGAATCCCACCCCAGGATACTCGCACTGCTTCCCTTATTCATATGTACAAATGCTGCAGGGTATCACCAAGACATCACTTTGGTAAGCCAACAAGTTGCCTCTAAGGAAACTCATTACCCAAGTTCAGTATGTAACTGGTTTCTAGACCAGCTGACTGAAGTCCAACTTAGTCCAGTAGCAGCCTGAGGAAGGAAGTGGCTGCTTACACCTGCCTCTGTGGTACATTTATAGAGTCACAGGCCCTTTTgaattggaag harbors:
- the ATP5F1C gene encoding ATP synthase subunit gamma, mitochondrial, whose amino-acid sequence is MFTRGAAVALYQPQWGQVRNMATLKDITRRLKSIKNIQKITKSMKMVSAAKYARAERELKPARIYGMGALALYEKAEIKAPEDKKKHLLIGVSSDRGLCGAIHTSIAKTLKNEITNLSNAGKEVMVVGVGDKIRGLLQRTHGNYFLLTFKEVGRRPPSFGDASAIALELLNSGYEFDEGSVIYNRFRSVISYKTDEKPIFSFETVAGSESLSIYDDIDADVLRNYQEFTLANILYYSLKESTTSEQSARMTAMDNASKNASEMIDKLTLTFNRTRQAVITKELIEIISGAAALD